One genomic segment of Planktothrix serta PCC 8927 includes these proteins:
- a CDS encoding VIT domain-containing protein yields MPQTIKNQPSGLYIQTPDQQSIAFPLKHTNVSAKIAGNLSRVEVTQSFENPFTTTLEAVYIFPLPDEAAVDEMLIRIGDRTLKGNIKKREEAQQIYEQAKQEGRTAGLLEQERDNIFTQSLANIKPGEQIDVIIRYSDSLKFTGGNYEFVFPMVVGPRYIPGVGIEDPSGGGTAIAPMTQNQDTDLVPDASRLNAPILPEGMRSRHDINITVEIDAGVPIQKINSPSHQLQIDHTGQNARITLAEGDTIPNKDLMLRYQVAGEQTQTTVLTQNDERGGHFAVYLIPAIKYAVDQIVAKDVVFLIDTSGSQDGMPLMQCQELMRQFINGLNPDDTFSIIDFANTTQQLSALPLANTPQNRAQALQYINHLNADGGTELLRGIQAVLNFPVADVGRLRTVVLLTDGYIGNENQILAEVQQHLKPGNRLHSFGVGSSVNRFLINRIAELGRGISRIIRHDEAVEPVVQQFFTQINNPVLTNIQVSWQGKGENPVIYPTLAPDLFAEQPLVLFGKKPDGNSGVLEIQGSAAGGTSYQQRFNLNFESGGNPAVAQLWGRSRIKALMNQMVQGDTKAGVEAVTETALTYQLLSQYTAFVAVSDDVRVNPSEASVSVQVPVEMPEAVSYEGMYGGYGSLGSLLQAPSAPSAPATRSMFRRGMEMMRGFKMNDSSALSEPTEMDAFFEEGVFLEFEPPSPILTSLEIVSATGLDQEAIAFLTQHLQSIKIPTGINGNLVFELKINKGRVKQVILDEEKSTIQDAKIIELIRRSLLTWKPVQTNPITVVLTLKIDF; encoded by the coding sequence ATGCCTCAAACCATTAAAAATCAACCCAGTGGGTTATATATTCAAACCCCTGACCAACAATCGATCGCTTTTCCCCTCAAACATACGAATGTTAGTGCTAAAATTGCGGGGAATCTGTCACGGGTGGAAGTTACCCAGAGTTTTGAAAATCCCTTTACAACAACTTTAGAAGCGGTTTATATTTTCCCTTTACCCGATGAAGCTGCTGTTGATGAAATGTTAATTCGGATTGGCGATCGCACTCTTAAAGGTAACATTAAAAAACGCGAAGAAGCCCAACAAATTTATGAACAAGCGAAACAAGAAGGACGCACCGCCGGACTGTTAGAACAAGAACGGGATAATATTTTTACTCAATCTTTGGCTAATATTAAACCCGGTGAACAAATTGATGTGATTATTCGCTATTCCGATAGCTTGAAATTTACCGGGGGAAACTATGAATTTGTGTTTCCGATGGTGGTTGGCCCCCGTTATATTCCGGGGGTTGGGATTGAAGATCCCAGTGGTGGGGGGACTGCGATCGCACCCATGACCCAAAATCAAGATACGGATTTAGTTCCTGATGCGTCTCGTTTAAATGCGCCGATTTTGCCAGAGGGGATGCGATCGCGTCATGATATTAATATAACGGTTGAAATTGATGCGGGTGTGCCGATTCAGAAGATTAATTCTCCCTCCCATCAACTTCAGATTGACCATACCGGACAAAATGCCCGCATCACCTTAGCAGAGGGAGATACCATCCCCAATAAAGACTTGATGTTGCGGTATCAGGTGGCCGGGGAACAAACTCAAACAACGGTTTTAACCCAAAACGATGAACGGGGGGGACATTTTGCCGTTTATTTAATTCCAGCGATTAAGTATGCTGTGGATCAAATTGTTGCGAAAGATGTGGTTTTTCTGATCGATACTTCGGGTTCTCAAGACGGTATGCCACTGATGCAATGTCAGGAATTGATGCGACAGTTTATTAATGGCTTGAATCCTGACGACACCTTTAGTATTATTGATTTTGCCAATACCACGCAACAGTTGTCTGCGCTTCCGTTGGCGAACACCCCCCAAAATCGCGCCCAAGCGTTGCAGTATATTAATCACTTAAATGCGGATGGGGGTACGGAACTCTTACGGGGAATTCAGGCGGTTTTGAACTTCCCGGTGGCGGATGTGGGGCGGTTGCGGACGGTGGTGTTGTTGACGGATGGCTATATTGGTAATGAAAATCAAATTCTGGCGGAAGTGCAACAACATCTCAAACCCGGAAACCGCCTGCATAGTTTTGGGGTAGGGAGTTCGGTTAATCGCTTTTTGATCAACCGCATTGCTGAGTTGGGCCGGGGGATTTCTCGGATTATTCGCCATGATGAAGCTGTAGAACCCGTTGTACAACAGTTTTTTACTCAGATTAATAACCCCGTTTTAACCAATATTCAGGTATCTTGGCAAGGAAAGGGAGAAAACCCTGTTATTTATCCGACTTTAGCACCGGATTTATTTGCGGAACAACCCTTAGTGTTATTTGGCAAGAAACCCGATGGCAATTCTGGCGTTTTGGAGATTCAGGGGTCTGCTGCGGGTGGAACGTCCTATCAACAGCGTTTTAACTTGAATTTTGAATCTGGGGGAAATCCGGCGGTGGCTCAATTGTGGGGACGCTCTCGAATTAAGGCGTTGATGAATCAGATGGTGCAAGGGGATACCAAGGCGGGAGTGGAGGCGGTAACGGAAACGGCTCTCACTTATCAGTTATTATCTCAGTATACGGCGTTTGTGGCGGTGAGTGATGATGTGCGGGTCAATCCGAGTGAGGCTTCGGTGTCGGTGCAAGTCCCTGTGGAAATGCCGGAAGCGGTCAGTTATGAGGGAATGTATGGTGGCTATGGTTCCTTGGGTTCCTTGCTTCAGGCTCCATCGGCTCCATCGGCTCCAGCGACTCGTTCTATGTTCCGTCGAGGGATGGAAATGATGCGAGGCTTCAAGATGAATGACAGTTCTGCGCTTTCAGAGCCAACAGAGATGGATGCTTTTTTCGAGGAAGGCGTATTTTTAGAATTTGAACCTCCATCTCCTATTTTAACGTCTTTAGAGATAGTGAGCGCGACGGGATTAGATCAAGAAGCGATCGCTTTTTTAACTCAACATTTACAATCAATTAAAATTCCAACGGGAATTAACGGTAATTTGGTGTTTGAGTTAAAGATTAATAAAGGACGGGTTAAACAGGTGATTTTAGATGAAGAAAAGTCTACTATTCAGGACGCTAAAATCATTGAATTAATTCGGCGATCGCTCTTAACTTGGAAACCTGTTCAAACTAACCCGATAACTGTTGTTTTAACTTTGAAAATTGACTTTTAA
- a CDS encoding CHAT domain-containing protein: protein MNRKQTSVPNLQLFQRIPVLFTTRIIFPTTLLICLFPASITAQTIIPAQDGHRTQVTPQGNQFNINGGRLSGDGANLFHSFEKLGLSQGEILNFISNPKIQNILGRVTGGEASFINGLIQVTGGNSNLFLINPAGIVFGENASLNIPASFTATTASSIGFGNQNWFQAIGENQWQTLVGTPRDFVFNSENPGSLVNLGNLTVSPGENITLLAGTVLNTGTVSAPGGNITIAAVTGENLVRISQDGHLLNLELTSDIPQTPSPFTPLSLPELLTGGNLGNANQVKVNEQGQVILTASGVAIPTEPGTTILSGAINVSSPTQTGGTLQLAGEKIGLINSILDASGLTGGGTILIGGDYKGLGDFPTSEKTFISSDSFVNANALETGNGGRVIVWSEELTQVYGLIQVRGGIQNGNGGFVETSSRGILEINTAPDIAAPSGLGGTWLLDPNNIDIVDDTGGNTNLNENSLATGELLFNTTDDNARLSVFLLKSALTEGNVIVETGDVENNSQDGNITFQTSLDFDGIGDDRILTLNAAGNIILDGQTISDSNPGDVDQLSLNFNADFDNNNNGSVFVRNAIIDTNGGDFTATGRGNTTFRSGVLFDNSQLNTLGGNITLDGIAVDNLPFNHGILLTNSSLNSANGDVTLTGTSGTQTDTNMGVWLEQSTINSDAGNINIIGNSQGSQTSNIGILLNNNSTLQSTTGNISLIGSSENGLNSFGVNLNQSSILTVDGTIQLTGTPAGSDGSVGIYVSESNIASTGTGIIDLRGNNNATGDNNDGISILNNGLIFSAGTGRINLSGVSGDGNNSEGIYIANGQIQTLDGDILIQGLGRGANTSPGIFIGDGGEIVATGIGNISLDGLSNATGSGSHGISLFGSANITATENINLVGSSSQTTNSQGIFILDGPIIEVLNGNLNLTGVSTADFNGQGILLGNSLLKSSGTGTINLSGTGNGTGGDSNGILLINTAQINSLSSGDINLQGRSAAVPDSEGIGIFQGSQIQTNTGSILIDGVNNGENTTSVIIGENTPITTTGSGRITISGNQNLFISSLTNSGGEINLQSSEGSVNSSFGTLDSSSAVGDGGIVTIDAAGNINIASINSSTTANSGNTQAGSVTLTSANNTVTITNNINASATTGQGNNITISAPVQLTQPTTTFNTAGSTSSGDIIFNNTVNGTLSGSNSLILQAGTGTVSFNDSVGNITPLNGLTVTGGNINSIAPINITTSGLTINASGEVNLADILATDGGIVNILATGNITTQDIITEGETITLTSSNGDINTQNGILESQSTNDNGGNQIINASGTVILGEINTSTASSSTNSQAGTLDITSGNNSISLTGDINTSASEGQGSEVNFNTNVILPQDNVTITTTGNNRSGNVTFNGTVNGGRDNNSGSNSLTLQTGEGDVNFNQAVGDSVPLQTLTINSGNVVTQSTVTVDNGAINITATEDVTFNDTVTTNNNSPVDVVAEGDITTTDIISNGERIALTSNTGNINTTAGILNSSSTTEDGGEINLNAAQNLSVGAINTRTESNLGTSQAGTLTLAGNSITLTNNIDTSATIGSGNNITFNSPVILDADTVTLTTSGTAKSGDVTFNNTVDSNTPGNSNLTLQAGTGTVSVNETIGGTNTLNSLEVNSGDINSNANITVEAGGVNLNSSGTVNLTEPITATNTGTININAENNITTADLTTQGQEINLNSNTGNIDSSSGTLNSSSNNSNGGDVNITTTASVSLGEINTSTQTNQAGTLSVSGETIALTGDINNSGNNGNGSNLTFNNPVEINQPVNINTSGTSGSGNITFNNTVNSIPADNNGLTLQAGTANIQFNNSVTVGGLDITAGSVNSTSPITVNTGDFIINSSDAVTLPQDITTTNSSEVEITATNNIVTGNITTNGQPITLNSSNGNITTNPGTLNTSSENNGGAITINTPGTLNLGGVNTSTNNGQAGTLNINTQNNPIILNNDINTSASNGAGSQQQYNSPVQLASPNITLTSFGTNSSGNISFNFPVNGNSNLTVNAGSGNLTFSTVGDSNPLSSLQVNTTGLTTLQGNLTVNNIVDFSNASGGTQLANNISINTTGNNGDILFNNSPITGSQTLTLNAGSGTISLNTIGNNNNPVSGLIFQQANAVNLFGDIYTASGLDFSSVNTVNIESNSVTLDTSIGNGAINFLGSTLTGQGNLTLNTGNNDVNLDTFNNESPLNGLEITARTVQANAPITVGSGGLNINASNIVNLNANTLSNNTVVITATNDINTRDITVAEGITLNSRNGNITVNSLNTSSSNLNGGDITLNTPQGNITTNSLNSSSPNGQSGDISLSSPTGTVTTGNILTSGLTGGNVTVNAETSITAGQIDTQGQTQAGNVFLDPINDVQVEYINAESANGRGGNVFVESTQGYFRATNSFPTPFSPTGTASISTAGRLGSGSITIRHAGGPLNPPVATFEIGGNLTVNGTAAAITTGDFSILPPQSFEGSFTLGNIAIQTDDAPPNIPPNENPTQGNTGVIIQQNISIPPNSEEKQDKITPEFINNPTNSSFPQELLSTTEVAFQSNNLDSSILLLEQLRNQEFQQHLGVQSNLLNRLEVQQFLKELELKTQQVYAIVYIVSRENQLEIIVVPSSGEPLHHSVPEATREKLFPVVRDLQTEITNPRKRNTVSYQASAQQLYEWMIQPIANDLQKLGVSTILFSLDPGLRSLPIAALWDGQQFLVEKYAISLIPSTSLIDFRYQAIGQAEVLAMGASQFQQQNPLPAVPIELENIINLWPGEEFLNERFTLENLKSQRRLSDFEVIHLATHADFKPGSPSNSYIQLWNEKLPITELPSLNFDNPTVELLTLSACRTALGDRRSELGFAGLAVQAGVKSALASLWYVSDQGTLGLMSEFYQDLRQAPIKAIALQNAQINMIQERTRLENDQLITTFDTIPLPSDLAGSNITTLSHPYYWSGFTMIGSPW, encoded by the coding sequence ATGAATCGGAAACAAACGAGCGTCCCCAACTTGCAACTATTCCAGCGAATTCCGGTTCTGTTCACTACCCGGATAATCTTTCCGACAACCCTCTTAATTTGCCTATTTCCTGCTTCGATAACTGCACAAACGATTATTCCGGCGCAGGATGGACACCGAACCCAAGTTACGCCTCAAGGAAATCAGTTTAACATTAATGGCGGCCGTTTATCGGGAGACGGTGCGAATTTATTTCATAGTTTTGAAAAATTGGGACTGTCTCAAGGGGAAATTCTCAATTTTATTTCAAATCCCAAAATTCAAAATATATTAGGACGAGTCACTGGGGGAGAGGCTTCTTTTATTAATGGGTTAATTCAAGTTACTGGCGGCAATTCTAACCTATTTTTAATCAATCCGGCGGGAATTGTCTTTGGGGAAAATGCTAGTTTAAATATTCCCGCCTCTTTTACCGCGACAACAGCAAGCTCGATTGGTTTTGGGAATCAGAATTGGTTCCAAGCTATCGGAGAAAATCAATGGCAAACTTTAGTGGGAACTCCTAGGGATTTTGTCTTTAATTCAGAAAATCCAGGGAGTTTAGTTAATTTAGGAAATCTCACGGTTTCCCCCGGAGAAAATATTACTTTATTAGCAGGAACTGTCTTAAATACAGGAACAGTATCCGCACCCGGAGGAAACATTACCATTGCTGCGGTAACGGGAGAAAATTTAGTTAGAATTTCCCAAGACGGACATTTATTAAATTTAGAATTAACCTCAGATATTCCTCAAACTCCCTCCCCTTTTACTCCCCTATCCTTACCCGAATTATTAACAGGAGGAAACTTAGGAAATGCTAATCAAGTAAAAGTTAATGAACAAGGACAGGTAATTTTAACCGCATCAGGGGTTGCAATTCCCACTGAACCGGGAACCACGATTTTATCAGGAGCAATTAATGTTAGTTCTCCCACCCAAACCGGGGGAACCCTTCAGTTAGCTGGAGAAAAAATAGGACTCATTAATAGTATTTTAGACGCATCGGGGTTAACCGGAGGAGGTACAATTTTAATTGGGGGAGACTATAAAGGATTAGGGGATTTTCCCACATCTGAAAAAACCTTTATTAGTTCCGATTCTTTTGTTAATGCGAATGCTTTAGAAACCGGAAATGGCGGTCGAGTTATTGTTTGGTCTGAGGAGTTAACTCAAGTTTATGGTTTAATTCAAGTTCGGGGGGGAATACAAAACGGAAATGGCGGATTTGTTGAAACCAGTAGTCGCGGTATTTTAGAGATTAACACGGCTCCTGATATTGCAGCGCCTTCTGGGTTAGGAGGAACCTGGTTACTTGACCCGAATAATATTGATATTGTCGATGATACCGGGGGAAATACAAACCTGAATGAAAATTCTTTAGCAACGGGTGAATTATTATTTAATACCACTGATGATAATGCTCGGTTAAGTGTATTTCTCTTAAAGTCTGCCTTAACAGAAGGAAATGTGATTGTAGAAACGGGAGATGTGGAAAACAATTCCCAAGATGGGAATATTACGTTTCAGACTTCCTTAGATTTTGATGGGATTGGAGATGACCGAATCTTAACATTAAATGCGGCAGGAAATATTATTTTAGATGGACAAACAATTAGTGATAGTAACCCCGGTGATGTTGATCAATTAAGCCTTAATTTTAATGCGGATTTTGATAATAATAATAATGGTTCTGTTTTCGTTCGTAACGCTATAATTGATACAAACGGCGGAGATTTCACCGCCACAGGTCGAGGAAATACTACTTTTCGGTCTGGGGTATTATTCGATAATAGTCAACTTAATACCCTGGGGGGCAATATTACCCTTGATGGAATTGCGGTTGATAACTTACCCTTTAATCATGGTATTTTATTAACCAATAGTAGCTTGAATTCTGCGAATGGTGATGTTACCTTAACGGGAACTTCTGGCACACAAACCGATACCAATATGGGAGTTTGGTTAGAACAATCTACCATTAATTCAGACGCAGGCAATATTAATATTATTGGGAATAGTCAAGGCAGTCAAACCAGTAATATTGGGATTTTACTCAATAATAATTCTACCTTACAAAGCACAACGGGAAATATTAGCTTAATAGGAAGTAGTGAAAATGGCTTAAATAGTTTTGGGGTAAACTTGAACCAAAGCAGTATTTTAACCGTTGATGGCACAATTCAACTGACAGGAACTCCCGCCGGAAGTGATGGGAGTGTGGGAATTTATGTCAGTGAGAGTAATATTGCTTCAACGGGAACCGGAATTATTGATTTGCGCGGCAATAATAACGCCACAGGGGATAATAATGATGGGATTTCTATCTTGAATAACGGACTTATTTTTTCGGCGGGAACTGGAAGAATTAATCTATCCGGCGTGAGTGGGGACGGTAATAATAGCGAGGGAATTTATATTGCTAATGGACAAATACAAACTCTGGATGGAGATATTTTAATTCAGGGTTTAGGACGGGGTGCAAATACAAGTCCGGGGATTTTTATTGGGGATGGAGGTGAAATTGTTGCTACTGGAATTGGAAATATTAGTTTAGATGGACTGAGTAATGCCACAGGGAGTGGTAGTCATGGAATTTCCTTGTTTGGAAGCGCCAACATTACAGCAACCGAAAATATTAATTTAGTGGGAAGTAGTAGTCAAACTACCAATAGTCAGGGTATTTTTATTTTAGATGGCCCTATTATTGAGGTCTTAAATGGAAATCTGAATTTAACGGGAGTTAGTACAGCAGATTTTAATGGACAGGGGATTTTATTAGGGAATAGTTTACTTAAATCATCAGGAACAGGGACAATTAATTTAAGTGGAACTGGGAATGGTACTGGGGGAGATAGTAATGGCATCCTTTTAATTAATACCGCACAAATTAATAGTTTAAGCAGTGGGGATATTAATTTACAAGGTCGCAGTGCTGCGGTTCCCGATAGTGAAGGGATAGGAATTTTTCAGGGTAGTCAAATTCAAACCAATACGGGGTCAATTTTAATCGATGGTGTCAATAATGGTGAGAATACAACCAGTGTTATCATCGGAGAAAATACCCCAATTACAACGACAGGTTCAGGAAGGATTACAATATCTGGAAATCAGAATTTATTCATCAGTTCCTTAACAAATTCAGGCGGTGAAATTAATCTCCAAAGTAGCGAAGGAAGTGTTAATAGTAGTTTTGGAACCCTCGATAGTAGTTCGGCTGTTGGGGATGGCGGAATTGTTACTATTGATGCGGCGGGTAATATTAACATTGCGAGTATTAATTCCAGTACAACCGCGAATTCTGGTAATACCCAAGCGGGAAGTGTTACCCTGACTTCTGCTAATAATACAGTTACTATCACTAATAATATTAATGCTTCCGCAACCACAGGTCAGGGAAATAATATTACGATTTCTGCACCTGTGCAACTCACCCAACCAACTACTACATTTAACACCGCAGGGAGTACAAGTAGTGGGGATATTATTTTTAATAATACTGTTAATGGAACCCTATCGGGAAGTAATAGTTTAATTCTACAAGCAGGAACGGGAACAGTTAGTTTTAATGATAGTGTCGGGAATATTACCCCCCTCAATGGTTTAACAGTTACGGGAGGTAATATTAATAGTATTGCACCAATTAATATTACGACTTCTGGGTTAACTATTAATGCCAGTGGAGAGGTAAACTTAGCGGATATTTTAGCGACTGATGGCGGTATTGTCAATATTTTAGCGACGGGAAATATTACAACTCAGGATATTATTACTGAGGGTGAAACCATAACGTTAACCAGTAGTAACGGTGATATTAATACTCAAAATGGGATTTTAGAAAGTCAGTCTACAAATGATAATGGGGGAAACCAAATTATTAACGCATCGGGGACAGTTATTTTAGGAGAAATTAATACCAGTACCGCCTCTAGTTCTACTAATAGTCAAGCAGGAACCCTGGATATTACATCGGGAAATAATAGCATTAGTTTAACGGGGGATATTAATACTTCTGCGAGTGAAGGTCAGGGAAGTGAAGTGAATTTTAATACCAATGTTATCCTTCCTCAAGATAACGTAACGATAACAACAACGGGAAATAATAGGAGTGGTAATGTTACCTTTAATGGAACCGTAAATGGAGGTCGTGATAATAATTCTGGGAGTAATAGTTTAACTCTACAAACGGGAGAGGGAGATGTTAATTTTAATCAAGCGGTCGGCGATAGCGTTCCTCTACAAACTTTAACCATAAATAGCGGAAATGTTGTTACTCAGTCTACTGTTACCGTTGATAATGGCGCAATTAATATTACCGCAACGGAAGATGTTACCTTTAACGATACGGTGACAACAAATAATAATAGTCCCGTTGATGTTGTCGCCGAGGGAGACATTACGACAACGGATATTATTAGCAATGGAGAACGAATTGCGCTCACCAGTAATACGGGAAATATTAATACAACTGCGGGTATCCTCAATAGTAGTTCCACAACCGAAGATGGAGGAGAAATTAACCTGAATGCGGCTCAAAATTTAAGCGTTGGTGCAATTAATACCCGAACTGAATCTAATTTAGGAACTTCTCAAGCCGGAACTCTAACTCTCGCCGGAAATAGTATCACGTTAACCAATAATATTGATACCTCTGCGACTATCGGTTCGGGTAATAATATTACCTTTAATTCTCCGGTTATTTTAGATGCGGATACCGTAACTTTAACCACATCAGGAACCGCAAAAAGTGGAGATGTTACCTTTAATAATACCGTTGATAGTAATACGCCAGGAAATTCTAATTTAACCCTTCAAGCCGGGACGGGAACGGTTAGCGTTAATGAAACTATTGGAGGAACGAATACCCTAAATAGCTTAGAGGTTAACAGTGGAGATATTAATAGTAACGCTAATATTACTGTTGAAGCAGGAGGCGTTAATCTTAATAGTAGTGGAACTGTTAATTTAACTGAACCTATCACCGCTACCAATACCGGAACGATTAATATTAATGCTGAAAATAATATCACCACAGCCGACTTAACAACCCAAGGTCAAGAAATTAACCTCAATAGTAATACCGGAAATATTGATAGCAGTTCAGGAACCTTAAATAGCAGTTCAAATAATAGTAATGGCGGTGATGTTAATATTACAACAACCGCAAGCGTCTCTCTCGGTGAAATTAATACCAGTACCCAAACCAACCAAGCGGGAACCCTAAGCGTTAGCGGTGAAACTATTGCGTTAACCGGAGATATTAATAATTCTGGAAATAACGGAAACGGGAGTAATTTAACCTTTAATAACCCCGTTGAAATCAATCAACCTGTTAATATCAACACTTCGGGAACATCGGGAAGTGGTAATATTACCTTTAACAATACGGTTAACAGTATTCCTGCTGATAATAACGGGTTAACCCTACAAGCGGGAACCGCAAATATCCAATTTAATAATAGCGTAACCGTTGGCGGATTAGATATTACTGCGGGAAGCGTTAATAGCACCTCTCCCATTACCGTTAATACCGGAGATTTTATCATTAATTCCAGTGATGCTGTCACCCTTCCCCAAGATATTACAACCACAAATAGCAGTGAAGTTGAAATTACCGCAACGAATAATATTGTAACGGGAAATATCACCACTAACGGTCAACCTATTACCCTAAATAGTTCTAATGGCAATATTACAACAAACCCCGGAACGCTGAATACCAGTTCCGAAAATAATGGCGGTGCTATTACTATTAATACCCCAGGAACTCTCAACTTAGGCGGCGTTAATACCAGTACCAATAACGGTCAAGCCGGAACCCTGAATATCAATACTCAAAATAATCCGATTATTTTAAATAATGATATCAATACCTCTGCGAGTAATGGTGCTGGAAGTCAACAACAATATAATAGTCCCGTTCAACTTGCATCCCCTAATATTACCCTAACTTCATTCGGTACAAATAGCAGTGGAAATATTAGTTTTAATTTTCCTGTTAATGGTAATAGTAATTTAACTGTTAACGCTGGAAGTGGTAATCTTACGTTCTCAACGGTTGGTGATAGTAACCCCCTCTCTAGTTTACAGGTGAATACGACCGGACTCACCACCTTACAAGGCAATTTAACTGTTAATAATATTGTTGATTTTAGTAATGCTTCAGGAGGAACCCAACTCGCCAATAATATCAGTATTAATACGACGGGAAATAATGGCGATATTCTATTTAATAATAGTCCGATAACAGGTTCCCAAACCCTAACGCTAAATGCAGGAAGCGGAACCATTTCTCTCAATACTATTGGTAATAATAATAACCCCGTAAGCGGATTAATTTTTCAACAAGCAAACGCCGTTAACCTGTTTGGCGATATCTACACCGCCAGTGGACTTGATTTTTCTTCCGTAAATACCGTAAACATTGAGAGTAATTCAGTAACATTAGACACCAGTATTGGCAACGGAGCGATTAACTTTCTCGGCTCAACCCTAACCGGACAAGGGAATTTAACCCTTAATACCGGAAATAATGATGTTAATTTAGATACTTTCAATAACGAATCTCCCCTCAACGGTTTAGAGATTACGGCCAGAACCGTTCAAGCAAATGCACCTATTACGGTAGGGTCAGGGGGACTTAATATTAACGCGAGTAATATTGTCAACCTCAATGCCAATACCCTCAGTAATAATACGGTTGTAATTACAGCCACTAACGACATTAACACCCGTGATATTACGGTTGCTGAGGGTATCACACTCAACAGTCGCAACGGGAATATTACGGTTAATTCCCTCAATACTTCATCTTCTAATCTTAACGGTGGGGATATTACCCTAAATACCCCCCAGGGAAATATTACCACTAATAGCCTGAATAGCTCATCCCCCAATGGTCAGAGTGGGGATATTTCCCTAAGTAGTCCCACTGGAACCGTTACAACCGGGAATATACTGACATCAGGCTTGACTGGAGGTAACGTTACTGTCAATGCAGAAACCAGCATAACCGCCGGACAAATTGACACCCAAGGCCAAACCCAAGCGGGTAACGTCTTCCTCGACCCCATCAACGATGTACAAGTCGAATATATTAATGCTGAATCCGCCAATGGTCGTGGCGGTAACGTTTTTGTTGAATCAACTCAAGGCTACTTCCGTGCTACTAATTCCTTCCCCACCCCATTTTCCCCAACCGGAACCGCCAGTATCTCCACTGCTGGCCGTCTGGGTAGCGGTTCCATCACCATTCGCCACGCTGGCGGGCCACTCAATCCCCCTGTTGCTACCTTTGAAATCGGAGGTAACTTAACTGTCAATGGAACCGCCGCCGCCATTACAACGGGTGATTTTAGCATTCTTCCACCCCAAAGCTTTGAGGGTTCATTTACATTAGGAAATATTGCAATTCAAACTGATGATGCACCACCGAATATTCCCCCCAATGAAAATCCCACCCAGGGGAATACCGGAGTTATTATTCAACAAAATATATCAATTCCTCCAAACTCAGAAGAAAAACAAGATAAAATTACGCCTGAATTTATCAATAATCCCACTAATTCTTCCTTTCCTCAAGAACTGTTATCAACTACAGAAGTCGCTTTTCAATCGAATAATTTAGACTCTAGTATTCTACTTTTAGAACAGTTAAGAAATCAAGAATTTCAACAACATTTAGGAGTTCAATCCAATTTATTAAACCGTTTAGAAGTTCAGCAATTTTTAAAAGAACTTGAATTAAAAACCCAACAAGTTTATGCGATTGTATATATTGTTTCCCGTGAGAATCAATTAGAAATAATTGTTGTTCCCTCCTCCGGTGAACCTTTACACCATAGTGTTCCTGAAGCGACACGAGAAAAATTATTCCCCGTTGTTCGAGACCTACAAACCGAAATTACCAACCCCCGAAAACGTAATACTGTGAGTTATCAAGCATCTGCTCAACAACTCTATGAATGGATGATTCAACCCATAGCAAATGATTTACAAAAATTAGGGGTTTCTACGATTCTTTTTTCCCTTGACCCTGGTTTACGCAGTTTACCCATCGCTGCATTATGGGATGGTCAACAATTTTTAGTCGAAAAATATGCGATTAGTTTAATTCCCAGTACCAGCTTAATTGACTTTCGGTATCAAGCCATTGGTCAAGCCGAAGTCTTAGCAATGGGAGCCAGTCAATTTCAACAACAAAACCCTTTACCTGCGGTTCCCATCGAATTAGAAAATATTATTAATCTTTGGCCCGGTGAAGAATTTTTAAACGAACGATTCACCCTCGAAAATTTAAAATCCCAACGTCGTTTATCCGATTTTGAAGTCATTCATTTAGCCACCCACGCTGATTTTAAACCGGGATCTCCGAGTAATTCTTATATTCAATTATGGAATGAAAAATTACCCATTACAGAACTACCCAGCTTAAATTTTGATAATCCAACGGTAGAATTATTAACCTTAAGTGCTTGTCGAACAGCATTAGGAGATCGGCGTTCAGAATTAGGATTTGCCGGGTTAGCGGTGCAAGCGGGAGTTAAATCAGCCTTAGCGAGTTTATGGTATGTGAGCGACCAAGGAACGTTAGGATTAATGAGTGAATTTTATCAAGATTTAAGACAAGCTCCCATTAAAGCGATCGCATTACAAAATGCCCAAATTAACATGATTCAAGAAAGAACTCGCCTGGAAAATGATCAATTAATTACCACCTTTGACACAATTCCTCTTCCTTCTGATCTCGCAGGAAGCAATATTACAACCCTATCCCATCCCTATTATTGGTCAGGATTTACCATGATTGGAAGTCCCTGGTAA